Proteins co-encoded in one Phragmitibacter flavus genomic window:
- a CDS encoding response regulator → MSTTGTTHIWIIEDNRPLREVLAETLRTACDNWTIQAFPSCEDAFKTLNINLTTAPQVVIMDLGLPGMNGLEGITHLKQTSPNTEIVVFTVFDDIDKIYTAICAGASGYLLKSTPPQALVEGIHEVLNGGSPMHPQVARKVLTRLNTTRPPTPEPGETLSDREREVLECMVDGLIKKEIADRLTLSIHTVDNCLRRIYRKLHVNTMQGAVAKAMRDRLV, encoded by the coding sequence ATGTCCACCACCGGCACCACCCACATCTGGATCATCGAAGACAATCGCCCCCTCCGCGAAGTCCTCGCCGAAACCCTCCGCACCGCCTGTGACAACTGGACCATCCAAGCCTTTCCCTCCTGCGAAGACGCCTTCAAAACCCTCAACATCAACCTCACCACCGCCCCCCAGGTCGTCATCATGGACCTCGGCCTCCCCGGCATGAACGGCCTCGAAGGCATCACCCATCTCAAACAGACCTCACCCAATACCGAGATCGTCGTCTTCACCGTGTTTGACGACATCGATAAAATCTACACCGCCATCTGCGCCGGAGCCTCTGGATACCTCCTCAAATCCACCCCTCCCCAAGCCCTCGTCGAAGGCATCCACGAAGTCCTCAACGGCGGCTCCCCCATGCATCCCCAGGTCGCCCGCAAAGTCCTCACCCGACTCAACACCACCCGCCCCCCAACCCCCGAACCCGGCGAAACCCTCTCCGATCGCGAACGCGAAGTCCTCGAATGCATGGTCGACGGCCTCATCAAAAAAGAAATCGCCGACCGCCTCACCCTCAGCATCCACACCGTCGACAACTGCCTCCGCCGCATCTACCGCAAACTCCACGTCAACACCATGCAAGGCGCCGTCGCCAAAGCCATGCGCGACCGCCTCGTCTAG
- a CDS encoding histidine kinase — protein MTRFFTALIFLLLFLPGPTHAESPGTSSSSSSWNPLRLHQQSRALRTQLDQLETNFRQLPAPNVTSQTHGRIGFHGRAQHPAWLELDLGQSTTPEQIVLFPARISDPAPGDPDSGFPSEITVSLSPTSGQPGTIIAQWREATPGEGITLPFLKLHPVAPTNARYLRLDIHGFRRRQSSQFFSLGEIVVLNQNGQNIALGKTVTSSAEILNPPRWTNQNLTDGHLWCGQLTGPQPSPSNGYHSVIAANSSEVPKWVEVDLQKDHPIDEIRLIPARPRDYADITGFGFPPTFRVLAYTDQSPTNPQLLWQTPPTGFPNPGDSMVTLPIANIPARRIRIEATSLWARTGDYIFALAELEVYSQGKNIALNQPVRSLDQVQTPIWTQPALVDGYSSQRRLLDWPTWLAAITQRQNLEQQSTHLSAQLQLTQTQFQTALIRSSFLLAIILLTLFLIGLLWQKRRLHLARIEVRERLARDFHDEVGSRLSHLALVAELAKNETSNPERTHQRLSTLADSARETIDSMRDLVWLLDPQPGNWQTISQRLEQTARRILEPAVSNLTIQSNPPPTDLKPPPVEWSRDLLLFVKEACANTARHSQADTANFTLDWTPKNLHLTLHDNGIGFDESSPQFQPGAGLRNLRTRATRLHAKLDLQSTTPNNGTTLTLTVPLP, from the coding sequence GTGACCCGGTTCTTCACCGCCCTCATCTTCCTCCTTCTTTTCCTCCCCGGCCCAACCCACGCCGAAAGTCCCGGCACCTCCAGCTCTTCCTCCTCGTGGAACCCGCTGCGCCTCCACCAGCAATCCCGCGCTCTTCGCACCCAGCTCGACCAACTCGAAACCAATTTCCGCCAGCTCCCCGCCCCCAACGTCACCTCACAAACCCACGGTCGCATCGGCTTCCATGGCCGCGCCCAACATCCCGCCTGGCTCGAACTCGACCTCGGCCAATCGACCACCCCCGAACAAATCGTCCTGTTCCCCGCCCGCATCAGCGATCCCGCACCCGGCGACCCCGACAGCGGATTCCCCTCCGAAATCACCGTCTCCCTCAGCCCCACTTCAGGTCAACCCGGAACCATCATCGCCCAATGGCGCGAAGCCACCCCCGGCGAAGGCATCACCCTGCCGTTCCTCAAACTCCACCCCGTCGCACCCACCAACGCTCGTTACCTCCGACTCGACATCCACGGCTTCCGCCGCCGCCAGTCCTCGCAATTCTTCTCCCTCGGCGAAATCGTCGTCCTCAACCAAAACGGCCAGAACATCGCCCTCGGCAAAACCGTCACCTCCTCCGCCGAAATCCTCAATCCCCCACGCTGGACCAACCAAAATCTTACCGACGGCCACCTCTGGTGCGGCCAGTTGACCGGCCCCCAACCTTCCCCCAGCAACGGCTACCACAGCGTCATCGCCGCCAACTCCTCCGAAGTCCCCAAATGGGTTGAAGTCGACCTCCAAAAAGATCACCCCATCGACGAAATCCGCCTCATCCCCGCCCGCCCCCGCGACTACGCCGACATCACCGGCTTCGGCTTCCCCCCCACCTTCCGCGTCCTCGCCTACACCGATCAATCTCCCACCAACCCTCAACTCCTCTGGCAAACTCCCCCCACAGGTTTCCCCAATCCCGGCGACAGCATGGTCACCCTGCCCATCGCCAACATCCCCGCCCGCCGCATCCGCATCGAAGCCACCTCCCTCTGGGCCCGCACCGGCGACTACATCTTCGCCCTCGCTGAACTCGAAGTGTATTCCCAAGGAAAAAACATCGCCCTCAATCAACCCGTCCGCTCCCTCGACCAAGTCCAAACCCCCATCTGGACCCAGCCCGCCTTGGTCGACGGCTACTCCAGTCAGCGCCGACTTCTCGACTGGCCCACCTGGCTCGCCGCCATCACCCAACGCCAAAACCTCGAACAACAATCCACCCATCTCTCCGCCCAACTGCAACTCACCCAAACCCAGTTCCAAACCGCCCTCATCCGCAGCAGCTTCCTCCTCGCCATCATTCTCCTGACCCTCTTCCTCATCGGCCTCCTCTGGCAAAAACGCCGACTCCATCTCGCCCGCATCGAAGTCCGCGAACGCCTCGCCCGCGACTTCCACGACGAAGTCGGCAGCCGTCTCAGCCACCTTGCCTTGGTCGCCGAACTCGCCAAAAACGAAACCTCCAATCCCGAACGCACCCATCAACGCCTTAGCACCCTCGCCGACAGCGCCCGCGAAACCATCGACTCCATGCGCGACCTCGTCTGGCTCCTCGACCCCCAACCCGGCAACTGGCAAACCATCAGCCAGCGCCTCGAACAAACCGCCCGTCGCATCCTCGAACCCGCCGTCTCCAACCTCACCATCCAATCCAACCCACCGCCAACAGACCTCAAACCACCTCCCGTCGAATGGTCCCGCGACCTGCTCCTCTTCGTCAAGGAAGCCTGCGCCAACACCGCCCGCCATAGTCAGGCCGACACCGCCAACTTCACCCTCGACTGGACCCCAAAAAACCTCCACCTCACCCTCCACGACAACGGCATCGGTTTCGACGAATCCTCCCCCCAATTCCAGCCCGGTGCAGGCCTCCGCAACCTCCGCACCCGCGCCACCCGACTCCACGCCAAACTCGATCTCCAGTCCACCACCCCTAACAACGGCACCACCCTCACCCTCACCGTCCCCCTCCCGTAG
- a CDS encoding SLATT domain-containing protein — MRARSRLLLRKIMLWRKDRTLCQTVSKHFKRRSLILKRLKEREEEKEYRDYFRKQRSAKIDLPPYLTKNSWEHELNFKLWITKGARFNAARRCEEMDNYGMWANTILSSYLIIVGLIPYFPHPIFKTISPELLGFGTTSLSVLLLAQTLIVTSRHYQLQARSHHDCALKIGHLYDVLRQAKEIKDDRKKRAEISRVTKEYEALLPNYANHFPIDHDMFQTLKPTWFKLGCWKVFRIKARYYFHTRCIMDAVILLGVLLIILGVWRGSLINSSV, encoded by the coding sequence ATGAGAGCTAGATCCCGCCTCCTATTAAGAAAAATAATGCTTTGGAGGAAGGATCGAACTCTTTGCCAAACGGTTAGTAAGCACTTCAAACGACGCTCCCTGATTTTAAAGCGACTTAAAGAGCGCGAAGAAGAGAAAGAGTATCGCGACTATTTTCGAAAACAGAGAAGCGCCAAGATAGATCTACCACCCTACTTAACTAAAAACAGTTGGGAGCATGAATTGAACTTTAAACTTTGGATCACCAAAGGCGCTCGATTCAATGCAGCAAGAAGGTGTGAGGAAATGGACAACTATGGAATGTGGGCAAACACCATCCTTTCTTCATATTTGATAATAGTGGGCCTCATTCCCTATTTTCCACATCCCATTTTTAAAACAATCTCACCAGAGCTCTTGGGATTCGGAACAACATCGCTCTCAGTCTTGCTCCTTGCTCAAACCCTTATCGTTACCTCACGACACTATCAACTCCAGGCCCGGTCACACCATGACTGCGCACTGAAGATTGGTCATTTGTATGACGTCCTTAGACAAGCCAAAGAAATCAAAGACGACAGAAAGAAACGCGCCGAGATCTCACGAGTGACAAAGGAATATGAGGCATTGTTGCCAAACTACGCCAATCATTTCCCTATTGATCATGACATGTTTCAAACTCTTAAACCCACATGGTTCAAATTGGGATGCTGGAAAGTATTTCGCATTAAGGCACGCTACTACTTTCATACACGATGCATCATGGATGCAGTTATCCTACTTGGTGTCCTACTCATCATCCTAGGTGTCTGGCGCGGTTCACTCATCAATTCGTCAGTCTAA
- a CDS encoding DEAD/DEAH box helicase has product MTPLQNILAKYRATSQTEREKGTYFEELIRTYFRFEASYADLYSDVWLYSDWAKQIGGPQFGFSAKDTGIDLVAKTRGTDEYHAIQCKCYAPDYRVRKADIDSFFTASGQKPFTQRIILTTTNDWSDNAENSLSNQQPPVYKIDLLDLENSQIDWAKYQPSAPPVLKKKKELRHHQTSARTNVLLGFKSADRGKLIMACGTGKTFTSLKIAEEAAGKNKLVLFLVPSLNLLSQTLTEWTQESAIPLHSFAVCSDSEVGKKRNKDEDIVQTYAHELRYPATTDAKRLASEVKKRHDAQHLSVIFSTYHSLEVISRAQHLHGLPPIDLVICDEAHRTTGATFDSQEESNFVKIHDNEYIRAHKRLYMTATPRIYADIAKATAERDNVALASMDDEALYGKQFHVITFSEAVQLELLTDYKVLVLTIDEAHVSARLQNLLKDENNQLKVDDAARIIGCWKALSKQGLNQDLSFDPDPMRRAVAFCQVIERHQGQKSHKVSSKEIASMFQAVVEAYQEQEDSDVSLLCEAAHVDGTMNAAQKEEKLNWLKAPSPENTCRILSNVRCLSEGVDVPALDAVLFLTPRNSQVDVVQSVGRVMRRTPDGKKKLGYVILPVVIPAGIEPHEALNDNKTYKVVWDVLQALRSHDDRFDAFVNKLDLIGKDTRKMEVIAITDKVQKKSTKTKSDSKSSAKSGNTIAEPATPYVVETQTELAFNVGELERALYAKLVKKCGNRNHWEDWANDIAKIARTHITRITQLVSNPQNTKEVAAFTAFAHELRDDLNDSITDAEVIEMLAQHLITKPVFDALFEEYSFASQNPVSQAMQQVLNVLNEHRLDKEADTLDKFYASVKERAKDIDNAAAKQKIVVELYDKFFRKAFPKMTERLGIVYTPVEVVDFIIHSINDLLQSEFGQTLGSKGIHIIDPFTGTGTFITRLLQSGLISKEQLPHKYQHEIHANEIVLLAYYIAAINIEAVYHAIVGGEYEAFQGICLTDTFQMYEKGDLVSELMEHNSARRKRQKALDIRVIMGNPPYSEGQDSENDNTGNLVYPHLDDRIRSTYVMQSRGTLSKGLYNSYVRAIRWASDRIGKSGIIGFVTNGGFVDTNSADGLRKCLADEFSSIHIFHLRGDQRTQGERSRKEGGKIFGGGSRAPIAISLLVKNAVAQERGQIHFHDIGEYLSREEKLAKIVEFQDIRGITDAEGWKTIVPDPHGDWLRQRDASFVEHIAAGDKKGDGQKVFANFSQGVLTGRDKWCFNGSKSAVASNVARMIEFYNRECERFAKAHPGLDRKASESALEAFINTDSMQISWTHNLKQDLARGRRVKFEAGAIRQGVYRPFTKQWMYFNRTLNERVYQMPKIFPPSKVENLAICTSAPGCITGFTALVSNVPVEFCISAMKGGTQCFPLYLFEKAGDTDDDELFESNSDASEPTYTRSDAITDAGLAHFQAAYPGDAINKEDLFYYIYGLLHSPVYRSRYADNLGKELPRIPAVKTYADFRAFTQAGRDLAHLHLNYETVSIHPGAKLDTRKVPRAALTDADYRVTKMKFAKTRDPHGKNVSDKSTVIYNDRITVRDIPLEAYEYVVNGKPALEWVMERQAVTTDKDSGIVNDANLWAIETMGNPKYPLELFLRIITVSLETIKIVSGLPNLDIEKANS; this is encoded by the coding sequence ATGACCCCACTTCAAAACATCCTCGCCAAATACCGTGCCACCTCCCAAACCGAACGCGAAAAAGGCACCTATTTCGAGGAACTCATCCGCACCTATTTCCGATTCGAAGCCTCCTATGCCGACCTCTACTCCGACGTGTGGCTCTATTCCGATTGGGCAAAACAAATCGGCGGCCCTCAATTCGGCTTCTCGGCGAAAGACACAGGCATCGACCTTGTCGCCAAGACTCGTGGCACCGACGAATACCACGCCATCCAGTGCAAATGCTACGCACCCGACTACCGCGTTCGCAAAGCCGACATCGACTCCTTCTTCACCGCCTCCGGCCAGAAGCCCTTCACTCAGCGGATCATTCTCACCACCACTAACGACTGGAGCGACAACGCCGAAAACTCTCTCAGCAATCAACAGCCCCCGGTCTACAAAATCGATCTCCTCGACTTGGAGAACTCCCAGATCGATTGGGCAAAATACCAGCCAAGCGCTCCGCCGGTGCTCAAGAAAAAGAAAGAACTACGCCACCACCAAACCAGCGCCCGCACCAACGTCCTGCTCGGCTTCAAATCTGCCGACCGTGGCAAGCTCATCATGGCCTGTGGCACAGGCAAAACCTTCACCAGTCTAAAAATCGCCGAAGAAGCCGCAGGGAAAAACAAGCTCGTCCTTTTTCTCGTCCCCAGCCTTAACCTCCTCTCCCAAACCCTTACCGAGTGGACCCAGGAAAGTGCCATCCCCCTCCACTCGTTCGCCGTATGCTCTGACTCCGAAGTCGGCAAAAAGCGCAACAAGGACGAAGACATCGTTCAAACCTACGCTCACGAACTCCGCTACCCAGCCACCACCGACGCCAAGCGACTTGCTTCCGAAGTCAAAAAGCGTCACGACGCCCAACACCTCAGCGTCATCTTCTCCACCTACCACTCCCTCGAAGTCATCAGCCGCGCCCAGCACCTTCACGGCCTCCCACCTATTGATCTGGTCATTTGCGACGAAGCTCACCGCACTACCGGTGCCACCTTCGATTCACAAGAAGAAAGCAACTTCGTCAAAATCCACGACAACGAATACATTCGCGCGCACAAGCGCCTCTACATGACCGCGACTCCGCGCATTTACGCGGACATCGCCAAAGCCACCGCCGAGCGGGACAATGTCGCCCTGGCTTCCATGGACGACGAAGCCCTTTACGGAAAACAGTTCCACGTCATCACCTTCTCCGAAGCCGTCCAGCTCGAACTCCTCACCGACTACAAGGTCCTCGTCCTCACCATTGACGAAGCCCACGTCAGCGCCCGCCTTCAAAACCTCCTCAAGGACGAAAACAACCAGCTCAAAGTCGACGACGCCGCCCGCATCATCGGATGCTGGAAAGCCCTCAGCAAACAAGGCCTTAACCAGGACCTTAGCTTCGATCCCGACCCCATGCGTCGCGCCGTCGCCTTCTGTCAGGTCATCGAGCGTCACCAAGGGCAAAAAAGCCACAAAGTGAGTTCCAAAGAAATCGCCTCCATGTTCCAGGCCGTTGTTGAGGCCTATCAAGAACAAGAAGACAGCGACGTATCCCTCCTCTGCGAAGCCGCTCATGTCGACGGCACCATGAACGCCGCCCAAAAGGAGGAAAAACTCAACTGGCTCAAAGCCCCCTCTCCCGAAAACACCTGCCGCATCCTCAGCAACGTCCGCTGCCTTTCCGAAGGCGTCGACGTTCCCGCCCTTGATGCCGTCCTCTTCCTCACCCCGCGCAACTCCCAAGTCGACGTCGTTCAATCCGTCGGCCGCGTCATGCGCCGCACCCCCGATGGCAAAAAGAAACTCGGCTACGTCATCCTCCCCGTCGTCATTCCTGCTGGCATCGAACCCCACGAAGCCCTCAACGACAACAAAACCTACAAAGTCGTCTGGGATGTCCTCCAAGCCCTCCGTTCTCACGACGACCGATTCGACGCCTTCGTCAACAAGCTAGACCTCATCGGAAAAGACACTCGCAAGATGGAGGTTATTGCCATCACCGACAAGGTTCAGAAAAAGAGCACCAAAACCAAATCCGATTCTAAGTCTAGCGCTAAGAGCGGCAACACCATAGCCGAACCAGCCACTCCTTATGTCGTCGAAACTCAGACCGAACTCGCCTTCAATGTCGGCGAACTCGAACGCGCGCTCTACGCCAAGCTCGTCAAGAAATGCGGTAACCGTAATCACTGGGAAGACTGGGCAAACGACATCGCCAAGATCGCCCGCACCCACATCACCCGCATCACCCAGCTTGTCAGCAATCCTCAGAATACCAAAGAAGTCGCCGCTTTCACCGCCTTCGCCCACGAACTTCGAGACGACCTCAACGACTCCATAACTGACGCTGAAGTCATTGAGATGCTCGCCCAGCATCTCATCACCAAACCTGTCTTTGACGCCCTGTTTGAGGAATATTCATTCGCCAGCCAAAATCCTGTCTCCCAAGCCATGCAGCAGGTGCTCAATGTGCTTAATGAACACCGTCTGGACAAAGAAGCCGACACCCTGGACAAATTCTACGCCAGCGTTAAAGAGCGCGCCAAAGATATCGACAACGCCGCAGCCAAACAGAAAATCGTCGTTGAACTATACGACAAATTCTTTCGTAAGGCCTTCCCAAAGATGACCGAGCGCCTCGGCATCGTCTACACCCCCGTCGAAGTCGTCGACTTCATCATCCACAGCATCAATGACCTCCTCCAAAGCGAATTCGGCCAGACCCTCGGCAGCAAAGGCATCCACATCATCGACCCCTTCACCGGCACCGGCACCTTCATCACCCGCCTCCTCCAAAGCGGCCTCATCAGCAAAGAACAGCTTCCCCACAAATACCAACACGAGATCCACGCCAACGAAATCGTCCTCCTCGCCTACTACATCGCCGCCATCAACATCGAAGCCGTCTATCACGCCATCGTCGGCGGCGAGTATGAAGCCTTCCAGGGCATCTGCCTCACCGACACCTTCCAGATGTATGAGAAGGGCGACCTCGTCAGCGAACTGATGGAGCACAACAGCGCCCGGCGGAAGCGCCAGAAGGCCCTCGATATCCGGGTCATCATGGGCAACCCGCCGTATTCAGAAGGACAAGACAGTGAGAACGACAACACCGGGAACTTGGTTTACCCGCACTTGGACGACCGAATTCGCAGCACCTATGTCATGCAATCGCGAGGAACACTCTCAAAAGGGCTCTACAACAGCTACGTCCGAGCGATCCGATGGGCGTCTGACCGTATAGGGAAGAGTGGCATTATTGGCTTCGTTACAAACGGCGGCTTCGTGGACACGAACTCAGCGGATGGGCTTCGCAAATGTTTGGCCGACGAATTCTCAAGCATTCACATCTTCCACCTTCGGGGAGATCAGCGGACTCAGGGGGAGCGGTCCCGGAAAGAAGGAGGTAAAATCTTTGGCGGCGGCAGCCGTGCCCCAATCGCGATTAGTTTACTTGTGAAAAACGCCGTCGCACAGGAAAGAGGGCAGATTCATTTTCATGACATTGGGGAATACCTCAGTCGCGAAGAGAAACTCGCCAAAATAGTCGAGTTTCAAGACATCCGAGGGATCACAGACGCGGAAGGGTGGAAAACAATTGTTCCAGATCCACATGGGGATTGGTTAAGGCAACGCGACGCCAGCTTTGTGGAACACATTGCGGCTGGTGACAAGAAGGGGGATGGCCAAAAGGTTTTCGCGAACTTCTCCCAAGGCGTGCTGACGGGCCGAGATAAATGGTGTTTTAACGGCTCGAAATCTGCCGTGGCTTCGAATGTGGCGCGCATGATTGAGTTCTACAATCGTGAGTGCGAACGGTTTGCTAAGGCGCACCCAGGCCTCGACCGGAAGGCAAGCGAAAGCGCCCTTGAGGCGTTCATCAACACTGACTCGATGCAAATCAGTTGGACCCACAACTTAAAACAAGACTTAGCCCGTGGACGGAGGGTTAAGTTTGAGGCCGGCGCCATTAGACAAGGCGTCTATCGGCCATTCACAAAGCAGTGGATGTATTTCAACCGAACCCTCAACGAGAGGGTCTACCAAATGCCCAAAATCTTCCCTCCCTCAAAGGTGGAGAATTTGGCGATATGCACTTCAGCTCCAGGCTGCATCACCGGGTTCACCGCACTTGTTTCAAATGTTCCAGTCGAGTTTTGTATCTCTGCGATGAAAGGAGGAACCCAGTGTTTTCCCCTCTACCTTTTCGAGAAGGCGGGGGATACCGATGACGACGAATTGTTTGAAAGCAATAGCGACGCTAGTGAGCCAACCTACACCCGCAGCGACGCGATCACCGACGCGGGGCTGGCGCATTTCCAAGCGGCGTATCCTGGCGATGCGATCAACAAGGAAGACCTCTTTTATTACATCTACGGCCTGCTGCATTCGCCCGTCTACCGCAGCCGCTACGCTGACAACCTGGGCAAAGAACTCCCGCGCATTCCCGCCGTAAAAACCTACGCCGACTTCCGCGCCTTTACTCAAGCAGGCCGCGACCTCGCCCACTTGCATCTCAACTACGAAACCGTGTCAATCCACCCCGGAGCGAAACTCGACACCCGCAAAGTGCCTCGCGCGGCCCTCACTGACGCCGACTACCGGGTGACGAAGATGAAATTTGCCAAGACCCGCGACCCCCACGGCAAAAACGTGAGTGACAAGAGCACTGTGATCTACAATGACCGCATCACTGTCCGCGACATTCCGCTGGAGGCTTACGAATACGTGGTAAACGGCAAACCTGCCCTCGAATGGGTGATGGAACGCCAGGCCGTGACCACCGACAAAGACAGCGGCATCGTCAACGACGCCAACCTCTGGGCCATCGAAACCATGGGCAACCCAAAATATCCGCTTGAACTTTTCCTCCGTATCATCACCGTCAGCTTGGAAACAATCAAAATTGTCAGCGGCCTTCCCAATCTTGATATAGAAAAAGCCAATTCCTAG
- a CDS encoding right-handed parallel beta-helix repeat-containing protein: protein MLGLGLVLFCGNGWAGETMNSKGETTKTVRDFGAVGDGVTDDSLAIQRAVDAGIGGVVFPKGVYRLQKTVTVRLEESGFTSLMSDGTAKVVMAGSGPAFLFLGTHEGSADPKQVKEKVWEKERMPMVRGMEIVGDHEEADGIEANGVMQLTVTESRVHRVRHGLRLVRRNRNVIVSNCHFYENRGCGVFFDHVNLHQFNITGSHISYNAGGGIVLRGGEVRNVHIGSCDIESNMKPEGEATANVLIDCREGSTAEVAITGCTIQHNSKSAGSANIRVLGKGVTSTKNALATQEGHITITGNVFSDVMVNVHLDHARGVTIVGNTFWEGFEHDLLVENSQAIVVGPNDFDRNPRYVVNGNWAKDKNGLVFRDCQDSKLSGLLVKGVWGKEAAVLLERCDRFTVTDCSILDSDGIGLLMRDCVRSRVSDCMIRDDREERKAVVSFKATGGKDNWVRGNWFGNGTDVADGVAVMEGNR from the coding sequence GTGTTGGGTTTGGGGTTGGTTTTGTTCTGTGGGAATGGGTGGGCGGGGGAGACGATGAACTCGAAGGGGGAGACGACCAAGACGGTGCGGGATTTTGGGGCGGTGGGGGATGGGGTGACGGATGACAGCTTGGCGATTCAGCGGGCGGTGGATGCGGGGATTGGAGGGGTGGTGTTTCCTAAGGGGGTGTATCGGTTACAAAAGACGGTGACGGTGAGGCTGGAGGAGAGTGGGTTTACTTCGTTGATGAGTGATGGGACGGCGAAGGTGGTGATGGCGGGTTCCGGTCCGGCTTTTTTGTTTTTGGGGACTCATGAGGGGTCGGCGGATCCGAAGCAGGTGAAGGAGAAGGTCTGGGAAAAGGAAAGGATGCCGATGGTGCGGGGGATGGAGATTGTGGGGGATCATGAAGAGGCGGATGGGATCGAGGCGAATGGGGTGATGCAGTTGACGGTAACGGAGAGTCGGGTGCATCGGGTGCGGCATGGATTGCGGCTGGTGAGGCGGAATCGGAATGTGATTGTGAGCAATTGCCACTTCTACGAGAACCGGGGTTGCGGGGTGTTTTTTGATCACGTGAACCTGCATCAGTTCAACATCACGGGGAGTCACATCAGCTACAATGCGGGGGGCGGGATCGTGCTGCGCGGAGGGGAGGTGCGCAATGTGCACATCGGGAGTTGTGACATCGAGAGCAACATGAAGCCGGAGGGGGAGGCGACGGCGAATGTGTTGATTGATTGTCGGGAGGGAAGCACGGCGGAGGTGGCGATCACGGGGTGCACGATTCAGCACAATTCGAAGTCGGCAGGAAGTGCGAACATCCGGGTGCTGGGCAAGGGGGTGACTTCGACGAAGAATGCGCTGGCGACGCAGGAGGGGCATATCACGATCACGGGCAATGTGTTTAGCGATGTGATGGTGAATGTGCACCTGGATCATGCGCGCGGGGTGACGATCGTGGGAAACACGTTTTGGGAGGGATTTGAGCATGACTTATTAGTGGAGAACAGTCAGGCGATCGTGGTGGGGCCGAATGATTTTGATCGGAATCCGCGCTATGTGGTGAATGGCAACTGGGCGAAGGACAAGAATGGGCTGGTGTTCCGGGATTGTCAGGACAGCAAGTTGAGCGGGCTGCTGGTGAAGGGGGTGTGGGGCAAGGAGGCGGCGGTGTTGCTGGAGAGGTGCGACCGGTTCACGGTGACGGATTGCAGCATTCTTGACAGTGATGGGATCGGGCTTTTGATGCGTGACTGTGTGAGGAGCAGGGTGAGTGATTGTATGATCCGCGATGACCGGGAGGAGCGGAAGGCGGTGGTGTCGTTCAAGGCAACGGGCGGGAAGGACAACTGGGTGCGTGGCAACTGGTTTGGCAATGGCACTGACGTGGCCGATGGGGTCGCGGTGATGGAGGGGAATCGGTAG
- a CDS encoding MGMT family protein produces MLSREPTAFETRVYDAVSMIPRGKVSTYVAIARVVNCGSSRAVGQALRRCPFGPEIPCHRVISASLRLGGFGGESEGPDVLKKRRMLEREGVTFDEVGNVSKACLFLEFD; encoded by the coding sequence GTGCTGAGCCGGGAGCCAACGGCATTTGAAACCCGTGTCTATGATGCGGTGAGCATGATTCCGCGTGGCAAGGTGAGCACGTATGTTGCGATCGCCCGGGTGGTCAACTGTGGTTCATCACGGGCGGTTGGACAGGCGTTGCGTCGCTGTCCATTTGGACCGGAGATCCCTTGTCATCGGGTGATCAGTGCCTCACTTCGTCTCGGTGGATTTGGTGGTGAGAGTGAGGGGCCGGATGTGTTGAAGAAACGCCGGATGTTGGAACGGGAAGGGGTGACCTTCGACGAAGTTGGAAACGTGTCGAAGGCGTGCTTGTTCCTTGAGTTTGATTAG